A window from Nitrospira sp. ND1 encodes these proteins:
- a CDS encoding N-acetylneuraminate synthase family protein — protein MVEIESIPIGPYRIGPDHSPLVIAEAAVNHQGDFETAKRMVYIAHAMGAHIIKFQIHVLDNEMLRETPQSANFAEPLYVTLDKTNLSIDQHRELKRLCESLGILYLCTPFSRIGADMLEELGVAAYKTGSGELTNLPLIEHIGRKGKPMIVSTGMCTIEEVGETVALLRQLKTPFALTHCVSAYPTPYDRVNLGMIARYRELFSVPVGLSDHSRGIYTGIGAAALGACLIEKHFTLDRQQPGPDHPVSIEPDELSELVKGVDAVFRGRGAERQIFPEEREIVAWARESVVSEVGIPRGTVITNDMVWVKRPSPGPGVVAAKDLKKVIGKVAKTDIPKDSQIRWEQLNA, from the coding sequence ATGGTTGAGATTGAATCCATTCCCATCGGCCCCTATCGCATCGGACCGGACCATTCGCCGTTGGTGATCGCCGAGGCGGCGGTCAATCATCAGGGCGATTTCGAGACGGCCAAGCGCATGGTGTATATCGCGCACGCGATGGGCGCCCATATCATCAAGTTTCAGATTCATGTCCTGGATAACGAGATGCTTCGGGAGACGCCGCAATCGGCGAACTTTGCGGAGCCGCTCTATGTGACGCTGGATAAAACCAACCTGTCGATCGATCAACATCGTGAGCTGAAGCGACTCTGCGAGTCGTTGGGTATCCTGTATCTCTGCACGCCGTTCAGCCGGATCGGCGCGGATATGCTGGAAGAGCTCGGGGTGGCTGCGTACAAGACCGGGTCCGGTGAATTGACCAATCTGCCGCTGATCGAACATATCGGCCGCAAGGGCAAACCGATGATCGTCTCGACCGGGATGTGCACGATCGAAGAGGTCGGGGAGACGGTCGCACTGTTGCGGCAACTGAAGACCCCATTCGCCTTGACGCATTGTGTCTCCGCGTACCCGACGCCCTACGACCGGGTGAACCTGGGTATGATCGCCAGGTATCGTGAGCTTTTCTCCGTGCCGGTCGGCTTGTCGGACCATTCACGAGGCATCTATACCGGCATCGGGGCTGCCGCTTTGGGAGCCTGTCTGATCGAAAAGCATTTCACGCTCGACCGGCAACAGCCGGGGCCCGATCATCCCGTGTCGATCGAACCGGATGAATTGAGTGAACTGGTGAAAGGCGTGGATGCCGTGTTCCGCGGGCGAGGGGCCGAACGGCAGATCTTCCCGGAGGAGCGCGAAATCGTCGCCTGGGCGCGCGAGAGCGTCGTGTCGGAGGTCGGGATCCCGCGCGGCACGGTCATTACCAACGACATGGTGTGGGTAAAGCGGCCGAGTCCGGGGCCCGGTGTGGTGGCGGCGAAGGATTTGAAGAAGGTGATCGGGAAGGTCGCCAAAACAGACATTCCGAAGGACAGTCAAATCCGCTGGGAGCAGTTGAACGCATGA
- the neuC gene encoding UDP-N-acetylglucosamine 2-epimerase: MKPRKIAVVSEARATYGYVKRVMHLIERSERLELQLIVTGMHLLKEYGSSINEIVRDGFTPAARVDMYVGGDTPTAWAKSLGVEMQGLAQVFDMLKPDLLLVAGDRAEILAATVTAAYMNIPVAHIQSGDLSGHIDGSARHAITKLAHIHLPACEDSAERVRKMGEEPWRIFNVGAPQLDDVVHGKKMDRNELAKIFGVDFDKPVLLVIQHAVLAEVHLARNQMEETLAAVKESGHQALVIYPNVDAAGQEIINVIRHYEQVPTIKTFKNLEREVFLSLLTAVSVLIGNSSVGILEAPSFKLPALDIGSRQTGRMRACNVITVPEFDRRLIGQAIERALHDSEFRTRLKACENPYGDGNSSERICKVLEDVDLGKLLNKQMTY, encoded by the coding sequence ATGAAGCCGCGCAAGATTGCCGTCGTATCCGAAGCCAGAGCCACCTACGGGTATGTCAAACGGGTCATGCACCTGATCGAACGGTCGGAGCGGCTGGAGTTGCAGCTCATCGTGACCGGCATGCATCTGTTAAAGGAGTATGGTTCGTCGATCAACGAAATCGTGCGGGACGGGTTTACGCCGGCGGCCCGCGTGGATATGTACGTGGGCGGGGATACTCCGACGGCCTGGGCCAAGTCGCTGGGCGTTGAAATGCAAGGCCTCGCTCAGGTGTTCGACATGTTGAAGCCGGATCTGTTGCTGGTGGCCGGGGATCGTGCAGAGATCCTGGCGGCGACGGTGACGGCGGCCTATATGAATATTCCGGTTGCACACATTCAATCCGGCGACCTGTCCGGCCATATCGACGGGTCCGCCCGTCACGCCATTACCAAGCTGGCCCACATCCACCTTCCGGCCTGTGAAGATTCCGCCGAGCGGGTGAGAAAAATGGGAGAAGAACCCTGGCGGATTTTCAACGTCGGCGCCCCGCAGCTGGACGACGTCGTGCACGGCAAGAAGATGGACCGCAACGAACTGGCGAAGATCTTCGGGGTGGATTTCGATAAGCCGGTGTTGCTCGTCATCCAGCACGCGGTATTGGCGGAAGTGCATCTGGCTAGAAACCAGATGGAAGAGACCCTGGCAGCGGTGAAGGAGAGCGGGCATCAGGCGCTGGTGATCTATCCCAATGTCGATGCGGCCGGGCAGGAGATCATCAACGTCATTCGTCACTATGAGCAGGTTCCGACCATCAAGACGTTCAAGAATCTGGAGCGGGAGGTGTTCCTAAGCCTCCTGACCGCTGTGTCGGTACTCATCGGCAATTCCAGCGTCGGCATTCTGGAAGCGCCGTCGTTCAAATTGCCGGCGTTGGACATCGGCAGCCGCCAGACCGGCCGTATGCGCGCGTGTAACGTGATCACCGTGCCGGAATTCGACCGTCGGCTGATCGGCCAGGCAATCGAGCGCGCGCTCCATGACAGTGAGTTCAGAACAAGGCTGAAGGCCTGTGAGAATCCTTACGGCGACGGCAACAGCTCGGAGCGGATCTGCAAGGTATTGGAAGACGTTGATCTCGGCAAGCTCCTCAACAAACAGATGACCTATTAG
- a CDS encoding NAD(P)-dependent oxidoreductase has product MNAPVLVTGGAGCIGIQVCRELDRRGIEVHLLDLGEQIARVRKALPEKAKVFYGSILDVSSIREAMAGCGAVIHLAALLGVRRTEVNRLRCLEINVDGTKRVLDCAIQHRIKRLVFASSSEVYGEPIENPITEDTITQGKTVYAVSKLAGEELCIGYAQRYPEFEHVILRFFNAYGPYQAAQFVLPKFIQNAMTGKPIVINGSGDQIRSYCYSEDTARGVVEALLRPEAVGQVINLGNSDRPTSLKELADLVVKASGNPSVEIKYAADFQGTDRHASREIHRRYCSGEKAKRLLGFESRVTLEDGIRRIIEMNSIFEKWESTELPYLIDEMT; this is encoded by the coding sequence ATGAATGCTCCTGTATTGGTCACCGGCGGCGCCGGTTGTATCGGGATTCAGGTTTGTCGCGAGCTGGATCGGCGGGGTATTGAGGTGCATTTGCTGGACCTTGGCGAGCAGATCGCTCGTGTCAGGAAGGCTCTTCCGGAGAAGGCGAAGGTGTTTTACGGTTCGATTCTGGATGTCTCCTCGATTCGTGAGGCCATGGCCGGCTGTGGAGCAGTCATCCATCTGGCCGCACTGCTCGGTGTGCGACGGACGGAGGTCAATCGCTTACGATGCCTCGAAATCAACGTGGACGGGACGAAGCGGGTGCTGGACTGTGCCATCCAACATCGCATCAAGCGTCTGGTGTTCGCCTCCTCGTCGGAGGTCTACGGCGAGCCCATCGAGAACCCCATCACTGAAGACACCATCACGCAGGGGAAGACCGTGTATGCGGTCAGTAAACTCGCCGGCGAAGAACTCTGCATCGGCTATGCGCAACGGTATCCTGAATTCGAGCACGTCATCCTGCGCTTTTTCAATGCCTACGGCCCCTATCAGGCCGCCCAGTTCGTCCTGCCCAAGTTCATTCAGAATGCCATGACGGGCAAGCCGATCGTGATCAACGGCAGCGGCGATCAAATCCGCTCCTACTGTTACAGTGAGGATACGGCCCGGGGCGTCGTGGAGGCCCTGCTCAGGCCTGAAGCCGTCGGTCAGGTGATCAATCTCGGCAACAGCGACCGGCCCACCTCATTGAAGGAGCTGGCGGATCTCGTGGTCAAGGCGAGCGGAAATCCCTCGGTTGAAATCAAATATGCCGCCGACTTTCAAGGCACCGACCGTCATGCGAGCCGTGAAATTCATCGCCGTTATTGTTCCGGCGAGAAGGCAAAACGGTTATTGGGGTTTGAATCGCGTGTCACATTGGAAGATGGCATCCGTCGTATCATTGAAATGAACAGCATTTTTGAAAAATGGGAAAGCACCGAGTTGCCGTACCTGATCGATGAGATGACCTAA
- the asnB gene encoding asparagine synthase (glutamine-hydrolyzing) has protein sequence MCGIAGMAGPGAAEVVRAMTGALVHRGPDDGGHYDDPAARLCLGMRRLGILDLAHGHQPMANPDQSVWIVYNGEIFNSPDLRRGLEERGHRFHTANSDTETLLRLYDEKQEGMLAELNGMFAFVLHDKRRNLLFGARDRVGIKPLYYARRPDAFAFASELKSLLRMPGLARTLDESSLSHYLTLRFVPGTASIIRGVSRLAPGHWFRYDLKTGRFETRSYWRPSFAPQEDRSVGEWSELVRAELGAAVRRWSLSDVPIGCSLSGGLDSSSIVGLLAESGHRQLKTYSLGFVGEGAAALDELPLARAVAQRWGTDHHELVLQPEDLLRDLLKMVWSLDEPYGGGLPSWYVFQFMQQDVKVGMTGTGGDELFGDYGRYIQLEQRTLPGTQAAPLPAWLERGWPLVASLVDQLPHGIGGLRRKERWRHYPQVRRDLFGWDYVQAFYYLSESMKRNEVLAPPSDGRIIQDTVELLREYYRESQSEQPRDAVMHLAMRTQLPEEFLFMTDRFSMAHSLEARVPFLDHLFVEAVMRIPAQIRTKPEDPKYLLRQAVRDLLPDDLLHAPKRGFVIPTARWLRGPLRPLAERLLAPARLAEQGLFRPEFYARFVRPHVEGRADYHPQVWTALMFQLWHNLYIEQALTECPNFSWQELCR, from the coding sequence ATGTGCGGCATAGCCGGTATGGCGGGGCCCGGAGCCGCTGAGGTTGTCCGCGCCATGACCGGTGCGCTGGTCCATCGTGGCCCGGACGACGGCGGTCATTACGACGATCCTGCGGCCAGGCTCTGCCTGGGCATGCGGCGGCTCGGTATTCTGGATCTCGCGCACGGCCACCAGCCGATGGCGAATCCCGATCAGTCCGTGTGGATCGTCTACAACGGAGAAATCTTCAATTCTCCGGATCTGCGACGCGGACTTGAGGAACGCGGGCACCGGTTTCACACGGCGAATTCCGATACCGAAACGCTGTTGCGATTGTACGACGAGAAGCAGGAGGGCATGTTGGCGGAGTTGAACGGCATGTTCGCCTTCGTGCTCCACGACAAGCGGCGCAATCTCTTATTCGGCGCGCGGGACCGGGTGGGGATCAAGCCGCTGTATTATGCCCGGCGGCCCGATGCGTTTGCGTTTGCATCGGAACTGAAGAGTCTGCTGCGGATGCCCGGCCTTGCTCGTACGCTCGATGAGAGCAGCCTTTCCCACTACCTGACGCTGCGGTTCGTTCCGGGGACGGCTTCCATCATCCGGGGCGTGTCTCGGCTTGCGCCGGGTCATTGGTTTCGCTACGACTTGAAGACCGGCCGATTCGAAACCCGCTCGTATTGGCGTCCTTCATTTGCGCCGCAAGAAGATCGGTCGGTGGGGGAATGGAGTGAGCTGGTTCGAGCCGAGTTGGGGGCCGCGGTTCGTCGTTGGAGTCTCAGCGATGTGCCGATCGGCTGCTCGTTGTCCGGTGGATTGGACTCCTCCAGCATCGTCGGACTGTTGGCCGAGAGCGGTCATCGGCAGCTCAAAACCTACTCGCTCGGATTCGTAGGGGAGGGCGCCGCTGCGCTCGATGAGTTACCGCTCGCGCGAGCGGTCGCGCAGCGCTGGGGGACCGACCATCATGAATTGGTGCTCCAGCCGGAGGACCTGCTTCGTGACTTGCTCAAAATGGTGTGGTCGCTGGATGAACCGTACGGCGGTGGGCTGCCGTCCTGGTATGTGTTTCAGTTCATGCAGCAAGACGTCAAGGTCGGGATGACGGGAACCGGCGGTGATGAATTGTTCGGAGATTACGGGCGGTACATTCAGCTGGAACAGCGGACTTTGCCGGGGACGCAGGCCGCCCCGCTGCCGGCGTGGCTAGAGCGAGGCTGGCCGTTGGTCGCCTCGCTGGTCGACCAGCTTCCGCATGGCATCGGAGGTTTACGAAGGAAGGAGCGATGGCGTCACTATCCGCAGGTACGGCGCGATCTGTTCGGATGGGACTACGTGCAGGCCTTCTATTACCTCTCCGAGTCCATGAAACGGAACGAGGTCCTGGCGCCGCCGTCGGACGGAAGAATCATTCAGGACACGGTGGAACTGTTGCGAGAATACTACCGGGAATCCCAGAGTGAGCAGCCCCGGGATGCCGTGATGCATCTGGCGATGCGGACGCAGTTGCCGGAAGAGTTCCTGTTTATGACCGATCGGTTTTCAATGGCCCATTCGTTGGAGGCGCGCGTGCCGTTTTTGGATCACCTGTTCGTCGAGGCGGTCATGCGTATTCCGGCCCAGATCAGGACGAAGCCGGAGGACCCCAAGTATTTGCTCCGGCAGGCCGTGCGCGATCTGTTGCCCGATGACCTGCTGCATGCGCCGAAGCGCGGGTTCGTGATCCCCACGGCCCGGTGGTTACGCGGACCGCTCCGTCCGCTGGCTGAACGGCTACTTGCGCCCGCCAGGCTGGCCGAGCAGGGATTGTTCCGACCCGAGTTTTATGCGCGGTTCGTTCGCCCCCATGTTGAAGGCCGGGCGGACTACCACCCGCAGGTCTGGACGGCCCTCATGTTTCAGCTGTGGCACAATCTGTATATCGAACAGGCACTGACCGAATGTCCGAATTTCTCCTGGCAGGAGCTCTGCCGCTAG
- a CDS encoding acyltransferase → MTDRPGSASGQVADGMKGEQGQGAYKVFGIYRFVLALLVVLSHTWEFAFEAPERHFLSSIGIGNIGVMTFFILSGFIISEAIDRFYWGRPYSFLGNRFLRLIPPFWAAIGVSVIVHAALINHGARALPAAYFRADMLSVETVLVNLTELIPILNVNNLIGLKEYYHFISYAWAVFIEVMFYLSVFAICLVSGRRFIGRYASVGFLFYCMGGGILLAHLCHEYVHKLYRPLSFVPYFLLGVLLYRLRTRAGAVEWTGVVVVAPLMLLHFSRYIQGEVPLDHAWVANLMTARGLTALVLLVMAAVLIYPLSYAGAGLRLKNADRWFGDLSYPLYLNHYVIVVGFATLLEAKGARYQLAAILLSLALAYGMNVVVEAPLRRIRNSIRGVAL, encoded by the coding sequence GTGACCGATCGACCCGGATCCGCTTCCGGTCAGGTCGCCGATGGGATGAAGGGGGAACAGGGGCAGGGTGCATACAAGGTATTCGGGATATACCGTTTTGTGCTGGCCCTGCTGGTTGTGTTGAGTCACACCTGGGAGTTTGCCTTCGAAGCACCCGAGCGACATTTCCTGTCGTCTATCGGGATCGGCAACATCGGAGTGATGACGTTTTTTATTCTCTCGGGTTTTATTATTTCCGAAGCCATCGATCGGTTCTACTGGGGCCGGCCGTATAGCTTTCTGGGCAACAGGTTCTTACGGTTGATCCCCCCGTTTTGGGCTGCCATAGGCGTTTCTGTGATCGTTCATGCGGCGCTGATCAACCACGGCGCCCGTGCTCTACCGGCTGCGTATTTTCGTGCTGACATGCTCTCCGTCGAAACCGTCCTCGTCAATTTGACGGAGCTCATCCCGATTCTGAACGTGAATAACCTCATCGGCTTGAAGGAGTATTATCACTTTATCAGCTACGCCTGGGCCGTGTTCATAGAGGTCATGTTTTATCTCTCGGTATTCGCGATATGTCTGGTGTCCGGGCGAAGGTTTATCGGCAGGTACGCTTCTGTCGGTTTCCTGTTTTATTGCATGGGAGGGGGAATTCTTCTGGCGCATCTTTGCCATGAATATGTGCACAAGCTCTACAGACCCTTGTCGTTCGTTCCCTATTTTTTGCTCGGCGTACTCTTGTATAGACTGAGAACACGAGCCGGTGCGGTGGAATGGACGGGTGTCGTGGTGGTTGCCCCTCTCATGCTGCTGCATTTTTCCCGCTACATTCAGGGCGAGGTGCCTCTCGATCATGCCTGGGTCGCGAACCTCATGACAGCCAGAGGGCTGACAGCCCTCGTGCTCCTTGTGATGGCGGCAGTACTCATCTATCCTCTCTCCTATGCCGGTGCAGGACTTAGATTGAAGAACGCAGACCGGTGGTTCGGTGACCTCTCATACCCGTTGTATTTGAATCATTATGTCATCGTCGTCGGGTTCGCGACTCTGTTGGAGGCGAAAGGTGCCCGGTATCAGCTGGCGGCGATTCTACTGTCTTTGGCGCTCGCCTACGGGATGAACGTCGTGGTGGAGGCCCCGCTCAGGCGGATTCGCAACAGTATCCGTGGGGTTGCGCTCTAA
- a CDS encoding glycosyltransferase family 4 protein: MNILHLSTEYNLGGSGRAAYRIHSSLMRRGHTSRMLVSGLVHGASDAGPIWGSMPWRAADWLARRATDALSLQYLFLPSSWRLLRHPWFQAADVVQLYNTHGGYFSHSVLGVASRRKPFVWRLSDMWPLTGHCCYSYDCERWKTGCGACPLLNDEPALRADRTALLWRTKQRIYADANVTLVAPSRWIAGLAEQSPLVGHWPLRVIPNGLNLNVFRPIDQASARTVLGLPQDEDLVLFSSVETQAYRKGGTFVTEAVNALKGKTRKPFRLLVVGNRAGEWETAVNVPVTAIGTVKDDHLLATLYSAADVFVHPALADNLPNGVLESLACGTPVVAFNVGGVGEAVRPMETGYLARDKDAGDLSEGIKCLLDDPDLRRRLRTRCREVAEAEYDMALQTQRFEELYKTVIHGR; the protein is encoded by the coding sequence ATGAACATTCTCCATCTCAGCACAGAGTACAACCTGGGCGGGTCCGGCCGGGCGGCCTATCGAATTCATTCGAGCCTCATGCGGCGAGGCCATACCTCGCGTATGCTTGTCTCGGGGTTGGTGCATGGTGCGTCGGACGCGGGGCCGATTTGGGGCAGCATGCCATGGCGCGCGGCGGATTGGCTGGCGCGCCGGGCGACCGATGCCTTGAGTCTGCAGTATCTGTTCTTGCCTTCGTCCTGGCGGTTGCTGCGCCATCCCTGGTTTCAGGCTGCCGATGTCGTGCAGCTCTACAATACGCACGGCGGGTATTTCAGCCATTCCGTGTTGGGCGTCGCCAGTCGGCGCAAGCCGTTTGTCTGGCGTCTGTCGGACATGTGGCCCCTGACCGGCCATTGCTGTTATTCCTATGATTGCGAACGGTGGAAAACGGGATGCGGTGCCTGCCCGCTGTTGAATGACGAGCCTGCCTTGAGGGCGGACCGGACGGCGCTGCTGTGGCGAACGAAGCAGCGTATCTATGCCGATGCGAACGTGACGTTGGTGGCGCCGTCGCGGTGGATCGCCGGGCTGGCTGAGCAAAGCCCGCTGGTCGGGCATTGGCCGTTGCGAGTGATTCCGAACGGTCTGAATCTGAACGTGTTTCGACCGATCGATCAAGCCTCGGCTCGAACGGTGTTAGGGCTCCCGCAGGATGAGGATCTCGTGTTGTTCAGCTCCGTGGAGACGCAGGCCTATCGCAAGGGCGGCACCTTCGTCACAGAGGCTGTGAACGCTCTCAAGGGGAAGACCCGGAAGCCCTTCCGCCTGTTGGTGGTCGGGAACCGCGCCGGTGAGTGGGAGACCGCCGTGAATGTCCCTGTGACGGCCATCGGGACCGTGAAAGACGACCATCTGTTGGCGACCCTCTACTCGGCTGCGGATGTGTTCGTCCATCCCGCCCTGGCAGATAACTTGCCGAACGGTGTGCTGGAAAGTCTGGCCTGTGGAACTCCGGTGGTGGCCTTCAACGTGGGCGGTGTGGGTGAGGCCGTACGGCCGATGGAGACCGGTTACCTGGCGCGCGACAAGGATGCCGGCGACCTGTCGGAGGGCATCAAGTGCCTCCTGGACGATCCTGATCTGCGGCGACGACTGCGCACACGGTGTCGTGAGGTTGCGGAAGCCGAGTACGATATGGCGTTGCAAACACAACGGTTCGAGGAGTTGTATAAGACGGTGATCCATGGCCGATAG
- a CDS encoding bifunctional 2-polyprenyl-6-hydroxyphenol methylase/3-demethylubiquinol 3-O-methyltransferase UbiG, whose amino-acid sequence MADSRAVNFPETSYGIVKRLQTIEAWTAGVAQRLGTPSLSILDFGCGTGDHVTYPLACLGHRVLGVDMHEPSIQEAQRRYPLPNLLFRTGHLESLIQEGVAADLIICSEVLEHLQQPRDCLSLMRRLLKPNGALIITTPNGYGSYEMFCRLQRGLTRIGIDQVVRRLVHARRAMQARSVEVAVPVPVQTLLQQEQVGFLNFESGHVQFFRVRPLLDVFAAGGFRVTERRARTFLCGPYIDVLLRLPPFRQALYRMNNRVADWLPFSWSADWMFLLEPAEKSTR is encoded by the coding sequence ATGGCCGATAGCCGGGCCGTGAATTTCCCCGAAACCTCCTATGGCATCGTGAAGCGGCTGCAGACGATCGAGGCATGGACGGCCGGAGTTGCGCAGCGACTGGGCACTCCATCGCTCTCGATTCTCGATTTCGGGTGCGGCACGGGCGATCATGTGACCTATCCCCTGGCCTGTCTTGGCCATCGCGTGCTGGGGGTGGACATGCATGAGCCGTCCATTCAGGAAGCACAACGAAGATATCCGCTGCCGAACCTTTTGTTTCGAACCGGCCATCTCGAGTCGTTGATCCAGGAAGGGGTGGCCGCCGATCTGATTATTTGTTCGGAAGTCCTCGAACATCTCCAGCAGCCACGAGACTGTCTCAGCCTCATGCGGCGTCTGTTGAAGCCGAACGGGGCGTTAATCATTACCACCCCCAACGGCTATGGATCGTATGAAATGTTTTGCCGCCTGCAACGAGGTCTGACCAGAATCGGGATTGATCAGGTGGTTCGCCGCCTGGTGCATGCGCGGCGGGCGATGCAGGCCCGATCCGTTGAGGTGGCGGTGCCGGTGCCGGTGCAGACTTTGCTCCAACAGGAGCAGGTTGGATTCTTGAATTTCGAATCCGGCCATGTGCAGTTTTTCCGGGTGCGGCCTCTCCTGGACGTATTCGCTGCCGGCGGGTTCCGCGTGACGGAACGGCGAGCCAGGACCTTCCTCTGCGGGCCATACATCGATGTGCTGCTCCGGCTGCCGCCGTTTCGGCAGGCACTCTATAGAATGAACAATCGAGTTGCCGACTGGCTGCCGTTTTCGTGGTCCGCCGACTGGATGTTTCTCCTCGAGCCGGCTGAAAAGAGTACCAGGTGA
- a CDS encoding class I SAM-dependent methyltransferase, which produces MRRSSVQEDNEDVRRYWNQEACGTARPIVGEVPELSREWFERIESYRYELEPFIHSVAQFTRHHGQRMLEIGVGAGTDHLQWARAGLDCHGVDLTERAIEVTRARLALYGLTSYLQRIDAEILPFPDQSFDLVYSWGVIHHAEHPERIIAEVRRVLKPNGLFIGMLYGRHSLVALKLWVKYGLLRGRPDRTLAHVVAHHMESPGTKAYTIREVRELYAQFSQVTATPVLTPYDRLRLPAWLTQWLPARWGWFICIHAVK; this is translated from the coding sequence ATGCGGCGATCATCAGTGCAAGAGGATAACGAAGACGTCCGCCGGTATTGGAACCAGGAGGCTTGCGGCACCGCCCGCCCAATCGTGGGTGAGGTGCCGGAACTCAGTCGCGAGTGGTTCGAGCGGATCGAATCCTACCGCTATGAGCTGGAGCCTTTCATCCACTCGGTCGCGCAATTCACCCGTCACCACGGTCAACGTATGCTGGAGATCGGGGTCGGTGCCGGGACTGATCACCTGCAATGGGCGCGAGCCGGCTTGGACTGCCACGGGGTCGATTTGACCGAACGGGCCATCGAGGTCACACGCGCGCGATTGGCGTTGTATGGATTGACCAGCTATCTGCAACGGATCGATGCCGAAATTCTTCCCTTCCCCGATCAGTCATTCGATCTGGTCTATTCCTGGGGCGTCATTCATCATGCGGAGCATCCCGAGCGCATCATCGCCGAAGTCCGACGCGTGCTGAAACCGAATGGCCTGTTCATCGGCATGTTGTACGGGAGACATTCACTGGTCGCCCTGAAGTTGTGGGTGAAATATGGTTTGCTTCGCGGGCGGCCGGACAGAACGCTGGCTCATGTGGTCGCCCATCATATGGAGAGCCCGGGCACGAAGGCCTATACGATTCGTGAAGTGCGGGAGTTGTATGCGCAGTTTTCTCAGGTGACCGCCACTCCGGTGTTGACGCCCTATGACCGGCTGCGGCTTCCGGCCTGGCTGACGCAGTGGCTGCCCGCCCGATGGGGGTGGTTCATCTGCATTCATGCGGTCAAGTAA
- a CDS encoding glycosyltransferase, with the protein MACANYWTTPFQVGSHHLARGFVDAGWTVGFVSDPISPLHLLGHARKELASRFRLYRQGGFWDLGKKLWAYVPAALATPRNEPLLRSHALERGWAHLTWPSVGGVVRNHGFGDVDLLYCDSPKHLSWLSHVARARTVFRVADNTSGFGRTTPAARAAERELAAAADLVVYSAETLKEYVEGLKPRRMAHLPNGVNFSHFARPDVPVPSEYASIRRPIAVYAGYMDAWFDYALLNRVVAALPDVSFVLIGGTPHAHARFAPAANLHLLGPRPFSRLPEYLRAADVGLIPFDVRNHPTLVHSIHPLKLYEYLAAGLPVVATRWRELERLQSPATLCESIEQFVTAIEGCVTREPQQDLYRAYAEQADWKHRVSRLLQLAQSG; encoded by the coding sequence ATGGCCTGCGCCAACTACTGGACGACTCCGTTCCAAGTGGGTAGCCACCATCTGGCCCGTGGCTTCGTGGATGCCGGATGGACGGTTGGTTTCGTGTCGGATCCCATTTCTCCGCTGCATCTCCTGGGTCATGCGCGGAAGGAACTGGCAAGCAGGTTTCGGCTGTACCGACAGGGTGGCTTCTGGGATCTCGGCAAGAAACTCTGGGCCTACGTTCCGGCGGCATTGGCCACTCCGCGGAATGAGCCCCTGCTTCGCAGTCACGCGCTTGAGCGTGGCTGGGCCCATCTGACCTGGCCTTCGGTCGGCGGGGTGGTGCGGAACCACGGCTTCGGCGATGTCGATCTCCTGTACTGCGATAGCCCCAAGCATCTGTCCTGGCTCTCTCATGTTGCTCGTGCGCGAACCGTGTTTCGAGTTGCCGATAACACCTCGGGGTTCGGACGCACGACGCCCGCCGCCCGGGCAGCCGAACGTGAACTGGCTGCCGCCGCCGATCTGGTGGTGTACAGTGCGGAGACCTTGAAGGAATATGTGGAAGGCCTGAAGCCTCGTCGCATGGCCCATTTGCCGAACGGCGTTAATTTTTCCCACTTCGCCAGACCTGACGTGCCCGTTCCGTCCGAGTACGCCTCGATCCGACGACCCATTGCGGTCTATGCAGGCTATATGGACGCCTGGTTCGATTACGCGCTGCTGAATCGTGTGGTGGCGGCATTGCCGGACGTTTCGTTCGTCCTCATCGGGGGAACTCCCCATGCCCATGCCAGGTTTGCACCGGCGGCCAATCTGCATCTGCTCGGGCCCCGGCCGTTTTCACGGTTGCCGGAATATTTGCGGGCTGCGGATGTGGGGCTCATTCCGTTCGACGTGCGGAACCACCCGACATTGGTTCATAGCATCCATCCCTTGAAGCTCTATGAATACCTTGCGGCAGGGTTGCCTGTTGTCGCCACCCGTTGGCGTGAACTGGAGCGGCTGCAGAGCCCGGCGACGCTCTGTGAGTCTATCGAGCAGTTTGTGACGGCGATCGAAGGCTGCGTCACTCGCGAGCCTCAGCAGGATCTCTACCGAGCCTATGCGGAGCAAGCCGATTGGAAACACCGCGTCTCGCGGTTGCTGCAGTTGGCGCAGTCCGGTTGA